The Prosthecobacter fusiformis genomic sequence CCAATTCGGATTCCGGAACCGCCTCTCCATACATGAAAGGCGTTTGCAATTGGTCTTGCTTTAACCATTTTAATAATTTTTCATTCATAACAATTTAATCCCTTTGCGAAACAGTTTCCTTGTCGCAAGCCATTTATAAAACTTAACGAGGATGGCGCGCACTTCATCCGCAGAAGATGCCAAAAATGCAAGGCATCTAAGCCTCATATTTTTATATTATTCGCTAACAATATTCTGATAAAATTCGCCAAGGGTATCAGCAATCAGGAAAAAATGGGGTTCTACATTAGGTTCCCAAAAGTAAACCTTATCATCCCCTTCACGCAATTTACTGATAATCCGAAATCCATAAATATCGCTCCCAATCACATAAAAATCTTTTTCGAGTTCCCAAACATTCCGAGCATTCAAAGTATCCGGCACAAGGGAAAATCGTTCGTTATTTGAGGACACTCCCAATAATTCTATTAACTCTATAAAAGAAGGACGTTCTAATACTCTCCCTCTAGTGTATAACCAATAGAGTTTATATTTTTTTAACGGTTTAAACTTTCCAGAGCTAAGCGATCCACCATTGTCGGCGCGGCAAAAA encodes the following:
- a CDS encoding SMI1/KNR4 family protein, which translates into the protein MNKIIYQLSSEPAHEYEIEDFRRVFQEEQKEQCSQVFLDFCRADNGGSLSSGKFKPLKKYKLYWLYTRGRVLERPSFIELIELLGVSSNNERFSLVPDTLNARNVWELEKDFYVIGSDIYGFRIISKLREGDDKVYFWEPNVEPHFFLIADTLGEFYQNIVSE